A genomic region of Mus musculus strain C57BL/6J chromosome 7, GRCm38.p6 C57BL/6J contains the following coding sequences:
- the Pth2 gene encoding tuberoinfundibular peptide of 39 residues isoform X1 has product MMTLRFWPLYPQVMETCQMSRSPRERLLLLLLLLLLVPWGTGPASGVALPLAGVFSLRAPGRAWAGLGSPLSRRSLALADDAAFRERARLLAALERRRWLDSYMQKLLLLDAP; this is encoded by the exons ATGATGACATTGAGATTCTGGCCCCTGTATCCACAGGTGATGGAGACCTGCCAGATGTCCAGGAGCCCCCGAGAGCGGCTGTTGCTGCttttgctgctgctactgcttgTGCCCTGGGGCACTGGCCCTGCCTCAGGTGTTGCCCTGCCCCTCGCTGGTGTGTTCAG CCTCCGCGCCCCGGGTCGTGCCTGGGCGGGCTTGGGTAGCCCCCTGTCTCGGCGCAGCCTGGCGCTAGCTGACGACGCGGCCTTTCGGGAGCGCGCGCGCCTGCTGGCCGCCCTGGAGCGCCGCCGCTGGCTGGACTCTTACATGCAGAAGCTGTTGCTACTGGACGCGCCCTGA
- the Pth2 gene encoding tuberoinfundibular peptide of 39 residues isoform X2, whose product METCQMSRSPRERLLLLLLLLLLVPWGTGPASGVALPLAGVFSLRAPGRAWAGLGSPLSRRSLALADDAAFRERARLLAALERRRWLDSYMQKLLLLDAP is encoded by the exons ATGGAGACCTGCCAGATGTCCAGGAGCCCCCGAGAGCGGCTGTTGCTGCttttgctgctgctactgcttgTGCCCTGGGGCACTGGCCCTGCCTCAGGTGTTGCCCTGCCCCTCGCTGGTGTGTTCAG CCTCCGCGCCCCGGGTCGTGCCTGGGCGGGCTTGGGTAGCCCCCTGTCTCGGCGCAGCCTGGCGCTAGCTGACGACGCGGCCTTTCGGGAGCGCGCGCGCCTGCTGGCCGCCCTGGAGCGCCGCCGCTGGCTGGACTCTTACATGCAGAAGCTGTTGCTACTGGACGCGCCCTGA